The Triticum urartu cultivar G1812 chromosome 5, Tu2.1, whole genome shotgun sequence genome contains the following window.
CCACATATcctaatattcttcatgatgcgaATTGTTGCCCCTGCAGGCATTTCGATCAGCGCAAATGCAAGCGCGAGCTTCTCGCTGTGGTACTGTAGGTTTGCCTCCCTCTCTTGGTCATCTACACGCAGAAGCACATAATCCATATCAGGAACATATCCTTCTTTCCTAATCTTCTTGCTTATCTCACCCCACATCTTATATATCTCTTCCGCTCGTGGATGGGTATCATCATTTGCCACAAACATGTGCACAGAATTCTCCATCTCAACCCAACTGCATGCAGGTTCCTTCTTCACACCAGTTGTCTTCATCATCCTCCTCACTCTGGCTGCAGCATCCCATTGGCCCGTGGAAGCATATATGTTATACAACAGGACAGGTGGACCACTATCATCTGGGTCAAGTTCAAAGACATGATCAGCTGCAAATTGCCCTACTTTAGCATTCTTATGCATTCTGCATGCCGCAAGCAAGGCTCCCCAAACTGCAGCAGTTGGCTCCATGGGCATTTTAAATATAAAGACCAGAGCATAATTTAGGAAACCAGCTCGGCCCAGAAGAGCAACAACCGTAACATAATGATCAATCTCCGGTTCTAAATCGTACTCCTTCATCATTTCAAAGTAGCGCTTGCCCTCCTTCACCAGTCCTCCATGGCTACAGGCAGTCAAAATGCAAAGGAAGGTGATCTGATTCAGGTAAACGCCAGATTTCCTCATCTCCTCAAAATGGGAGACTGCTTCCTTCCCCAGTCCATATTGTGCAAATGCTGTGAGCATTGTGTTCCATGTAACTGGATCCTTATTGTCCATACGGTCAAACACCTTTCTTGCGTCAATCATGCTCCCTGATTTTGCATACATGTCAAGCAATGTATTTCCAACAAATGCAGTCAGTTTCTGCCGAGATTTAATCACATGTGCATGCACCCACTTCCCCTGCTCAAGAGCACCTAAACGAGCGATAGAACTGAAGACACTGGAGTATGTAAAATGTGTCGCTTCAAACCCATTTCTCAGCATCTCCGCAAAGGTCATCAGAGCAGTCTCTCCATCACCCTTCCTCGCAAACCCGGAGATCAATGCGTTCCAAGAAACCCCATTCTTCGAGTCAAGTTTGTCAAACACTGCGGTGGCCATGTCCATCTTCCCACACCGCGCATACATGTCGAGGAGCGCGCTCCCAACATAGACGTCCTCATGCCAGTCACACTTCACAGCAAGAGCATGGATCTGCCTCCCGATGCCACTGTCAGCATAAGCGCCGGCAGCCTTGAGGAGGCTGGCGAACGTGAACCCGTTCGGCCTGAAGCGCCCCTTCAGCATGCCAGGGAGCAGCCTGATGGCCACCGCCGGCATGTCGTTCTGCGCGTACCCGGCAATGAGCGAGGTCCAGGAGACCATGTCTTTCCTCCGCATTCCGTCGAACACCTTCCGCGCTTCCAGCACGCTGCCGCACTTGCAGTAGAGGTGGATGAGCGAGTTGTCGAGGAAGGCGTCGCCGGCGAACCGGGAGCTGGCCAGGTGCGCGTGGATCTTCCTGGCATCCTCGAGGTTCTTGGATTGCGTACAGGCGGTTATGAACGAGTGGTAAACGCGCGGGGTCGGGGCGAGCTCGCCAGCGTCCAGGAGATCGAGGTCACGGAGGACGGCGGAGGCGGCCGGGACGGGGGTTGGCCGCGGTTGAGGTGCAGGGTCTGGTGTGTCGGTAGAGGAGAAGGTAGTTGGGCAGAAGCTTGTGGGGCTTTCTCATGGAGGTGGCGAAAGGGGCGGCCGGTGTCCGACGTTCTGCTCGCGAGAATGCGAGAACGAGGGTCCGTATACAGCGAGAAAAAATATTTTCTATTTTGGCTAATTCTCGTTCTTTTTACTATTCCATCCGTtcacaaatactccctccgtcccataatataagaccGTTTTGCAAGCTGTTTTAGTTTGCAAAACGATCTTATATTATGAGATAAAGGGAGTACTAAAAAGTGTTCAACTTTTTTTCTGAATTGAATGTATATAGAGATGTTTTAGTCTGTTTGTTCAGTCATTTCACTCCGTAGGTAGTTCATAGCATTAAAATATCCAAAACATCATATATTTATAAATGGAGGTAGTACCTTTTAAAAGAATGGCTAATTTGATCGATTAGAAAGTCGTTAAGAGAGTAGCAAGGGCCTCTCTAGCCCATCCCACATAAGTCAAATTTAGTCTATTTTTTGTATTCTAAAGATTAAGCACCTTCTAGTCCATCCCCGATTCATTTAATTTTTTAGAAGGTCAACTTTTCAATCCTGACATCTCACCCCTCGGGTCCATGCTCTAGCAACACAACATC
Protein-coding sequences here:
- the LOC125507866 gene encoding LOW QUALITY PROTEIN: pentatricopeptide repeat-containing protein At3g24000, mitochondrial-like (The sequence of the model RefSeq protein was modified relative to this genomic sequence to represent the inferred CDS: deleted 1 base in 1 codon); this translates as MRKPHKLLPNYLLLYRHTRPCTSTAANPVPAASAVLRDLDLLDAGELAPTPRVYHSFITACTQSKNLEDARKIHAHLASSRFAGDAFLDNSLIHLYCKCGSVLEARKVFDGMRRKDMVSWTSLIAGYAQNDMPAVAIRLLPGMLKGRFRPNGFTFASLLKAAGAYADSGIGRQIHALAVKCDWHEDVYVGSALLDMYARCGKMDMATAVFDKLDSKNGVSWNALISGFARKGDGETALMTFAEMLRNGFEATHFTYSSVFSSIARLGALEQGKWVHAHVIKSRQKLTAFVGNTLLDMYAKSGSMIDARKVFDRMDNKDPVTWNTMLTAFAQYGLGKEAVSHFEEMRKSGVYLNQITFLCILTACSHGGLVKEGKRYFEMMKEYDLEPEIDHYVTVVALLGRAGFLNYALVFIFKMPMEPTAAVWGALLAACRMHKNAKVGQFAADHVFELDPDDSGPPVLLYNIYASTGQWDAAARVRRMMKTTGVKKEPACSWVEMENSVHMFVANDDTHPRAEEIYKMWGEISKKIRKEGYVPDMDYVLLRVDDQEREANLQYHSEKLALAFALIEMPAGATIRIMKNIRICGDCHSAFKYISKVFGREIVVRDTNRFHHFSSGSCSCGDYW